One window from the genome of Balaenoptera musculus isolate JJ_BM4_2016_0621 chromosome 3, mBalMus1.pri.v3, whole genome shotgun sequence encodes:
- the LOC118893581 gene encoding 60S ribosomal protein L39-like → MSSHNTFRIKRFPAKKQKQNRPIPPWIQMKTGNTIRYNSKRRHSRRNKLGL, encoded by the coding sequence ATGTCTTCTCACAACACTTTCAGGATCAAGCGATTCCCggccaagaaacaaaagcaaaatcgtCCCATTCCCCCATGGATTCAAATGAAAACTGGTAATACAATCAGGTACAACTCCAAGAGAAGACACTCTAGAAGAAACAAGCTGGGTCTATAA